DNA sequence from the Candidatus Goldiibacteriota bacterium genome:
ACAGGCCTGACACACAGGCTTTTAAAATGCCCGGCAAAGTAAGCGATGAAATTAAAAAGAAAAGGGCAAAGGAACTGTCATTGACAGCCGCGCAGAAAGAAGCGGCATTCGCGGAATCATATATTGGCAAAGTGCTGGAGCTGCTTGTGGAATCCGGAGACAAAGGCGGTTTTTATTTTGGGTACACGGATAATTATATCAGGGTAAAAATAGAAGGCGCAAAAGATTATGTTAATGAGATTGTAAAAGTTAAAATAGTATCCGCTGAAAATGGCATTGCGCGCGGGGAGATTACCGGCAAATAAACGGAGGGAATAATGCAGGACTGCATATTTTGTAAAATAGCAAGAAAAGAGATTAAATCAGAAGTAGTGTATGAAGATGACACTGTGCTTGCTTTTAGGGATTTAAATCCGCAGGCGCCGCTGCACGTGCTTGTAGTCCCCAAAAAACACATTGCCACCATTAATGACCTTGAAGAGAAAGATGAAGCGATTGCAGGGCATATGCTGTATGTGGCGGGAAAAATTGCAAAACAGGAAAAAACAGCGGACAATGGGTACAGGGCTGTTTTTAATGTGAATAAAGACGCGGGGCAGACTGTTTTTCATCTGCACCTTCACGTGCTTGGCGGAAGGGTTTTTGGCTGGCCGCCCGGATAGATAAAAAATTACAGGAGGGGTGATTAAATGGCACACGAAATAGATTATCAGATTTTTGGCGATGATATGCAGTTTGTGGAAGTGGAACTTGACCCAAAGGAAGCGGTTATTTCAGAAGCCGGCGCCATGATGTATATGATGGAAGGCATGAAAATGGAAGCTGTTTTTTCGGAAAAAGAAGGCGGTGTTGTGGATAAAATATTCAAAGTCGGCAAACGCATGCTTACCGGAGAGTCCATGTTTCTGGTGGAATACAAAAATGAAAGCTCTAAAAAATCCCGCGTGGCATTTGCAGCGCCGTATCCCGGAAAGATAATTCCCGTGGATTTAAAAGTTTTCGGTACGCTGTTGTGCCAGAAGGATTCATTTTTATGCGCGGCAAAAGGGGCTGACATTGATATAGCGTTTACCAAAAAATTCGGCGCCGGGCTGTTTGGCGGCGAAGGTTTCATACTTCAGAAAATATCCGGAGACGGGCTTGTTTTTATACATGCCGGCGGTACTGTCCATGAAATGGAACTTGAAAAAGGCGAAAAGTTAAGGGTGGATACGGGATGCCTTGTCGCGTTTGAAGAAAATGTTGAATACAATATTGAATTCAACGCGGATTTAAAAACCGCGTTTTTTGGCGGCGAAGGCCTTTTTTTTGTAAATCTTACCGGGCCGGGCAAGATATTTCTGCAGTCGCTGCCTTTTTCAAGGCTGGCTGACAGGATATACAAGGCAATGCCGCAGACAGGCGGTTCACGTGGGGAAGGCTCTATTTTAGGCGGGCTTGGAAGAATTCTTGACGGGGATAATAAATTCTAAAATAAAAGGATAATTATAATGATTGAAAGTATCGTAAAGTGCCCGGTGTTTGGTAAATGCGGCGGATGTTCGCACCAGGATATGAAATATGAAATTCAGATGGAAACCAAAAAAAGGGAAGTGCTGGATATCTTAAATGCCAATCACCTGCCCGCGCCTGAAGACACTCCTGTGTATTTTAAATCAGGTTATGGGTACAGAAACAGGATGGATTTTTGTATTTCGCCCGACGGGCCGGCTTTAAGGCGCCGCGGAAAATTCTATAGCATGGTAAATTTCAGCGAATGCGCCATATCAAACCCGGGGCTTAATTCGGCGCTGGCAATGGTTATAGAGTGGTTCAACAAGAATAAAGAAAAGATAGACGTGTTTAATACCAAATCAAGAAAAGGCACTTTAAGATACTCCACCACAAGAAGCGCCCTTTACCTAAAAGAATCATCTGTAACCTTTATATTAAACTCTGACAGCGATAAAAAAGAAGAACACCTGGAGCTTATAAAACAGTTTGCGGCCGAATATGACGTGCCCAATGTGCTTGTGGGGTACTGCAAATTTAACAGCGACCAGAGTGTTGATGAAAACGCCGTGGTTATTAAAGGCTCCGCTATCCTTGCCGAAAACCTGTGCGGCAGAAAGTATTATTACCACTCCCAGGGTTTTTTCCAGAATAATCCGGCTGTTACCTGCGACATGATGCAGTACTGCGCCGCGGAAGCCGGAGAAGAGTATGACACGCTTACGGATTTATTCGGAGGGGTGGGTACTTTTGGGGTTTTTATGCATGACAAAGCAAAGGAAGTATTGATTATAGATAACAGCGTAAGCGGCATAGAGTGCGCGGTAAAAAATATTACCGAAAATAAAACTCCTAATGCCGCGGCATATTGCTGTGACGCCATGAATCTTGACTCTTTTACGCCGCGTTATACCGGCAAAAGAAACCTTTTTGTGCTTGACCCGCCAAGGGCGGGGCTGCATAAGAATACGGTTAAATTTATAAACAAAGTGCTTCCGGAAAAGATGATATACGTATCCTGCAACCCAAAACAGCTGGCGCAGGACCTTGTGGCGTTAAAGGATACTTATGAAATGAAAAAACTTGCCATATTTGACATGTTCCCCCAGACAAGGCACATTGAAAGTATCGCGGTGCTGGGTAGAAAGTAATTTTTATTTATAATGTAGAGACGCACCATGGTGCGTCTCGGTTTTGTTTTAGTTGTTCGGTTTAAAAATGAGGCGCAATATATTGCGCCTCTACGATAGAATACAAATCCATATTACCGTAATTACCGGGTTGATTACTAAGCGTCTAAGCATTTAAGCGTCAAAAATTACCTCTTTAAAGACCCTAAAACTCCCCTTATTAACGTCCTTCCAAGTTCGCGGCCTATTGATGTCACTGCGGAGCTTGCGGCTTTTTCAAAGAAGGTTTTTTCTTTTTTTGGCGCGCGTTTAGCGGATTTATACGCTTCTTTTTCCTGCTTTTCAAGTTCTTTCTGTTTTGCCAGGGTTTCCTGTTGTGCAAGCGCGGCGGACTGTTCCTGTTTGATTTTTGCTGTCAGCATTTCATACGCGGATTTCCTGTCCACCTGACGTTCATATTTTCCGGCAATGTTGGAAGAGGCAATCACCTTTGCGCGTGCGTTATTATCTATGGCGCCAAACATGCTCTGCGGTGGAAGCACCATAGCCCGCTCCACAATTCCGGGTTTTCCATCCGCGTCAAGGCACGATATAAGGGCTTCGCCGGTGCCAAGTTCTGTTATGGCGGTTTGGGTGTCAAATTTAGGGTTGGCCCTGAAAGTCTGCGCAGCGGCTTTCACGGCTTTTTGGTCCGCCGGGGTAAAAGCGCGCAGGGCGTGCTGTACGCGGTTGCCAAGCTGGCCCAATACATTTTGCGGCAGGTCAGCCGGGTTCTGGGTGATAAAGTAAACACCCACAGCTTTGGAACGTATAAGCCTTACCACCTGTTCTATTTTATCAAGCAGCACTTTTGGCGCGTCATCAAAAAGCAGGTGCGTTTCATCAAAAAAGAAAACCATTTTAGGTTTATCCAGGTCGCCTGCTTCGGGAAGAATTTCAAAAAGTTCGGAAAGCATCCACAGAAGGAAAGTGGAATAAAGGGCGGGAGTCTGATAAAGTTTTGCGCTGTGAAGTATATTAATGTAACCGCGGCCGTTGGCTCCGGTCTGTATCCAGTCAAAAATATCAAGCGCGGGCTCGCCGAAAAAGTGCGCTCCGCCCTGGTCTTCAAGGGTTAAAAGGTTTCTTAAAATCGCGCCGGCGCTTTGCGCGGAAATATTACCGTATTCAAGTGTGAATTCTTTAGCGTGGTCGCCCACGTACTGTATCATGGCGCGCAGGTCTTTTAAGTCTAAAAGAAGCATGCCCCTGTCATCCGCTATGCGGAAAACAATGCTTAACACGCCTGACTGGGTGTCGTTTAAACCCAGCATTCTTGAAAGAAGAATTGCGCCCATGTCAGAAATTGTGGTGCGCACGGGATGGCCTGCTTCGCCGAACAGGTCCCAGAATTTTACCGGATATGACGCGTATTCAAAACCGTCAATTTTAAGTTTTTTTATTCTCTCTTCAACTTTTGGGTTTTCTGTGCCTTTTATGGCAAGGCCTGCAAGGTCGCCCTTGATATCAGCAAGAAATACCGGTACTCCCATATCGCTGAAAGATTCCGCCATTACTTTTAAGGTTATTGTTTTACCTGTGCCTGTGGCGCCGGCTATAAGCCCGTGCCTGTTGGCCATTTTTGGAAGAAGGTAAACCGGAACATCGCCTTTTCCAACCCATATTTTGTCATGTTGAAACATATATAACCCTCCTTTAAACGCTTTGTGTTAAAGTCAAAAGCCATTATATAGTCACTATAAGTAAAAGTCAAAATATATCATAAGGAAGGCTTTTTTATTAAGTTTCACCGTACTGATTATTTGACAAATTCAGATATTATCCATACAATAGGATAATATTAAAATTTATGGAGGCAATAAAATATGGGACTGCTGAATAACTGGAAAACTGTGCTGGAAACCGGAAATATGCCAAAGGGTGCTAAAATGGATTTTATAAGCAAGTGGCTTATTCTGACACGGGCGGAAGTATTTTCAATGACCATAACATCGGCGCTTGTGGGCGCGATAATTGCGGCGTATGACGGCAAAATAAACTGGCTGTATCTTGTAATTGTGGTATTAACGTTGTGCCTGGCGCACGCTTCAAACAACCTGATTAATGATTATTTTGACTATAAACAGGGGGTTGATACACCCGATTACCCAAGGACGCAGTACGCGCCACATCCGATTACGTCGGGGTTAATCACTGAAAAGCAGCTTATTATTACGGTGTTGATTTTCAGTTTTATTGAATTTTTAGCCGCGGTATATCTGTTTATTAACGTGGGGTGGCAGGCAATGGCTTTTGCGGCCGCGGGTTTCCTTATCAGCGTTTTTTATGTGGCGCCTCCGCTTAAGCTAAAATACAGGGGGCTGGGAGAGTTTGCGATATTTTTAATATGGGGGCCGCTGATAACAGTTGGGACATATTTTGTAATGACCGGGCAGATGCCTGTTAAAGCGTGGCTGGCTTCAATTCCTTACGGCCTTGTGGTAATGAACGTGCTTTTAGGGAAACACCTTGATAAATTTGAAGCAGACTCCAAGAAAGGGGTTAAGACCCTTCCTGTGGTGCTGGGTTGGAAAAACGCGCTTACGTTTACAAGGATTAATTCCGCAATGTTTTATGTAACAGTTGTTATACTTGTATTTTTTAAAATAATACCTCCGTTGACGCTTATCTGTTTTTTTTCCGCGGGCAGGTTTAAAAAGTTTCTGGATATCCTTGCCACAAAAAAACCGGAAACAAAACCGGAAGGGTATATTGACCTTTGGCCGCTTTGGTATGTGGTGTGGGCATTCTGGTTTAATAAACTTGCAGGCGGGCTTTTTATAACGGGTATGCTTTTAGGGCTTATCCCGTTTTTAAGGTTTTAAATATCAACGCTTCTGTAATCAACAATAAATGGTTCTTTAAAGTTGGAAACAGATATTCCCAGCAGCCGTACTTTTACTTTTACAATATCGGTTTTATCCAGAAGCGATACTGCCACGGACAGTATTTCTTTGGGATTATTTGTAAAACTTTCCAGCGTGTGCGACCGTGTAATAGACCTGAAATCGTGATATTTTAATTTAAGGGTGACTGTTTTTGCAAGTATCTTATTTTCCGCCGCGTAACCGCATATATCATTAGCGCATTCTTTCAGGGTATTTTTTATAATTTCAGGGTTGTTGGTGTCTTCGCGAAGGGTAATTTCACGGCCCACTGATTTTCTTTCCCAGTTTGTCTCCACAGGCCTGTCATCTTCGGCGCGGCACAGGTGGTAAAAAAATTCACCTGATCCGCCGAAGTTTTCTTCAAGAAATTCAAGTGTTTTTCCCCTTAAATCCCTGCCGTTTTTTATCCCCAAAGACATCATCTTTTTTTCTGTCACTTTCCCCACGCCGTAAAAATTGCCTATGGGCAGTTTATCTATAAATTTGATTGCTTTGGACGGGGGCACCACTGTAAGGCCTCCCGGTTTTTTATAATCAGACGCGGCTTTGGCAAGGAATTTGCAGAAAGAGACACCCGCGGACGCCGAAAGGCCGGTATTTATTTTTATTTTATCTTTTATTTCTTTTGCTATTTCTGTGGCTATTGCCATGTTTTTTTTATTAACCGTGACATCAAGAAAGGCTTCATCCAGCGACAGGGGTTCCACAATGTCCGTGTATTCATGAAAAATTTCATGTATCTGGCCGGAAGCTTTCCGGTATTTTTCAAAGTTAGGCCTTATTATTACCGCCTGCGGGCAAAGTTTTGCCGCGTGTACCATTGCCATGGCGGAATGAATTCCGAATTTTCTGGCTTCATAAGACGCCGCGCAGACCACACCGCGTTCTTCGGGAAGTCCGCCCACAATAACGGGCCTGCCTTTTAATGACGGGTTATCTCTCTGCTCCACTGACGCGTAAAAAGCGTCCATGTCCACGTGGATTATCTTTCTTATCTGAGTGCTCATTTTTTATGGGAATTATAAAAATTATACATCTCTTCAAAAGCTTTGCCCTTGAAAATATCAACATCGCTGTGTTTGGTATTTTCAAGGCGGATAAAGTATTTCTCTTTGCTGCCCGCGCTGTTAAAAAGTTTTTCCCCGATACGGATGGGGAAGCAGTCATCCTGTTCGCCGTGTATTATCATAAGAGGGGATGTGAATTTTTTAATGTTATCAATGGGCTGGTCGGGTTTTGTCAGAAGTTCATCTGATGCTTTAAGTTTTATCAGGTCTTTAAAAGGCCATATAAGGCCTTCGGTCATTAAAGGCACCGCTTCTTTCGCGCTTGTAAAAGGCGCTTCCATAACTATTCCCGCGGGTTTTCTCTGCGCGCATGCAGCGGTGCAGGGAACGGTTCCAAGCGACTGGCTGAAAATAAAAAGTTTGTTCATTTTGTCTTTATAGCTTTTAACTGTGAAATCATAAATGGCAAGGCCGTCTGACGGCAGGTTATCAAAGGAAAGTTTGCCGCCGCTTTTTCCGTAACCGCGGTAGTCAAAACAGACCACGTTAAATTTATGCGCTGAAGCCATAAAAAGCAGCTTTTTGGATGCTTCTTTAATACTTTCCATGTTGCCGTAAAAATAAATAAGATAATCTTTTGATTCGGGGTTTGAAATGTTAATGCCTGACAGAGTTATACCGTCTGCGGTTTGA
Encoded proteins:
- a CDS encoding alpha/beta hydrolase, whose product is MRQKKHLLLLITFISLILPSCVTLSEHWFFFPEQYSDLPAGELKGLTIEEISFQTADGITLSGINISNPESKDYLIYFYGNMESIKEASKKLLFMASAHKFNVVCFDYRGYGKSGGKLSFDNLPSDGLAIYDFTVKSYKDKMNKLFIFSQSLGTVPCTAACAQRKPAGIVMEAPFTSAKEAVPLMTEGLIWPFKDLIKLKASDELLTKPDQPIDNIKKFTSPLMIIHGEQDDCFPIRIGEKLFNSAGSKEKYFIRLENTKHSDVDIFKGKAFEEMYNFYNSHKK
- a CDS encoding prenyltransferase; this translates as MGLLNNWKTVLETGNMPKGAKMDFISKWLILTRAEVFSMTITSALVGAIIAAYDGKINWLYLVIVVLTLCLAHASNNLINDYFDYKQGVDTPDYPRTQYAPHPITSGLITEKQLIITVLIFSFIEFLAAVYLFINVGWQAMAFAAAGFLISVFYVAPPLKLKYRGLGEFAIFLIWGPLITVGTYFVMTGQMPVKAWLASIPYGLVVMNVLLGKHLDKFEADSKKGVKTLPVVLGWKNALTFTRINSAMFYVTVVILVFFKIIPPLTLICFFSAGRFKKFLDILATKKPETKPEGYIDLWPLWYVVWAFWFNKLAGGLFITGMLLGLIPFLRF
- a CDS encoding TIGR00266 family protein encodes the protein MAHEIDYQIFGDDMQFVEVELDPKEAVISEAGAMMYMMEGMKMEAVFSEKEGGVVDKIFKVGKRMLTGESMFLVEYKNESSKKSRVAFAAPYPGKIIPVDLKVFGTLLCQKDSFLCAAKGADIDIAFTKKFGAGLFGGEGFILQKISGDGLVFIHAGGTVHEMELEKGEKLRVDTGCLVAFEENVEYNIEFNADLKTAFFGGEGLFFVNLTGPGKIFLQSLPFSRLADRIYKAMPQTGGSRGEGSILGGLGRILDGDNKF
- the rlmD gene encoding 23S rRNA (uracil(1939)-C(5))-methyltransferase RlmD is translated as MIESIVKCPVFGKCGGCSHQDMKYEIQMETKKREVLDILNANHLPAPEDTPVYFKSGYGYRNRMDFCISPDGPALRRRGKFYSMVNFSECAISNPGLNSALAMVIEWFNKNKEKIDVFNTKSRKGTLRYSTTRSALYLKESSVTFILNSDSDKKEEHLELIKQFAAEYDVPNVLVGYCKFNSDQSVDENAVVIKGSAILAENLCGRKYYYHSQGFFQNNPAVTCDMMQYCAAEAGEEYDTLTDLFGGVGTFGVFMHDKAKEVLIIDNSVSGIECAVKNITENKTPNAAAYCCDAMNLDSFTPRYTGKRNLFVLDPPRAGLHKNTVKFINKVLPEKMIYVSCNPKQLAQDLVALKDTYEMKKLAIFDMFPQTRHIESIAVLGRK
- the dinB gene encoding DNA polymerase IV, with the translated sequence MSTQIRKIIHVDMDAFYASVEQRDNPSLKGRPVIVGGLPEERGVVCAASYEARKFGIHSAMAMVHAAKLCPQAVIIRPNFEKYRKASGQIHEIFHEYTDIVEPLSLDEAFLDVTVNKKNMAIATEIAKEIKDKIKINTGLSASAGVSFCKFLAKAASDYKKPGGLTVVPPSKAIKFIDKLPIGNFYGVGKVTEKKMMSLGIKNGRDLRGKTLEFLEENFGGSGEFFYHLCRAEDDRPVETNWERKSVGREITLREDTNNPEIIKNTLKECANDICGYAAENKILAKTVTLKLKYHDFRSITRSHTLESFTNNPKEILSVAVSLLDKTDIVKVKVRLLGISVSNFKEPFIVDYRSVDI
- a CDS encoding DUF853 domain-containing protein — its product is MFQHDKIWVGKGDVPVYLLPKMANRHGLIAGATGTGKTITLKVMAESFSDMGVPVFLADIKGDLAGLAIKGTENPKVEERIKKLKIDGFEYASYPVKFWDLFGEAGHPVRTTISDMGAILLSRMLGLNDTQSGVLSIVFRIADDRGMLLLDLKDLRAMIQYVGDHAKEFTLEYGNISAQSAGAILRNLLTLEDQGGAHFFGEPALDIFDWIQTGANGRGYINILHSAKLYQTPALYSTFLLWMLSELFEILPEAGDLDKPKMVFFFDETHLLFDDAPKVLLDKIEQVVRLIRSKAVGVYFITQNPADLPQNVLGQLGNRVQHALRAFTPADQKAVKAAAQTFRANPKFDTQTAITELGTGEALISCLDADGKPGIVERAMVLPPQSMFGAIDNNARAKVIASSNIAGKYERQVDRKSAYEMLTAKIKQEQSAALAQQETLAKQKELEKQEKEAYKSAKRAPKKEKTFFEKAASSAVTSIGRELGRTLIRGVLGSLKR
- a CDS encoding histidine triad nucleotide-binding protein; translated protein: MQDCIFCKIARKEIKSEVVYEDDTVLAFRDLNPQAPLHVLVVPKKHIATINDLEEKDEAIAGHMLYVAGKIAKQEKTADNGYRAVFNVNKDAGQTVFHLHLHVLGGRVFGWPPG